The Bacteroidia bacterium genomic sequence CAGATTTTGACAATCCCTTCTATGAGTTCGCTGCGATCCTAGTTTTGGCCGCAGTGCTGGGCATGATCGGCAGATTGCTGAAGCAGCCCCTCATCGTAATGTTTATCGTGCTCGGCATTCTGGTAGGACCATCGGCCCTCGATATTGTGAAATCAGAGGAGAACATTCACCTGCTGGCAGAAATAGGAATAGCCATTCTCCTGTTTATTGTGGGTTTAAAGCTGGATCTCCACATCATTAAATCCATCGGGAAGGTGGCGCTGATTACAGGATTGGGCCAGGTTGTTTTCACCTCGTTGTTTGGTTATTTAATCGGCATTTCCCTCGGCTTCTCCTCTCTCCACAGCTTTTATATTGCAATCGCCTTAACCTTTTCCAGTACCATCATTATCGTTAAGCTCCTGTCCGATAAAAAGGAAATTGATTCGCTTCACGGACAGATTGCTATCGGTTTTCTTATCGTGCAGGATTTAGTTGTGATCCTGCTAATGATCGTCCTCACCGGTATGGGACAACAGGAAGAACTAACTCTTCTTGAAAGCGCAACGAAAACTATTCTTTCAGGAGCCTTCATGGTCGCACTTGTTTTTGTCTCTATGAAATGGATCCTTCCCCGGCTGACTTTCCGGCTTGCTAAGTCGCAGGAACTGCTCATCTTGTTTGCCATAGCCTGGGCTGTGGGCCTCAATGCCCTGAGTGAATGGCTGGGCTTCAGCGGAGAGGTAGGTGCATTTTTAGCGGGCGTTACGCTCACTTCGTCTGAGTTCCGGGAAGTGATCAGCAATCGCCTCGTGAGCATCCGGGATTTTCTGTTGCTCTTCTTTTTTATTAATCTGGGGGTGAATATTGATTTGGGCATAATAGGAAGCCAGGTGCCTGCCGCCATCATTTTCTCTGTGTTTGTTCTTGCCGGAAATCCATTGATCGTGCTCATCATTATGGGCCTACTGGGTTACCGCAAGCGCACCTCGTTTCTGGCCGGATTGACCGTTGCTCAGATCAGCGAGTTCTCGCTCATATTTGCCGGTTTAGGCTTTTCGCTCGGCCATTTAAACCAGGAAACCCTGGGGCTTATCACCTTAGTGGGAATGATAACGATTGGATTATCCACTTATCTTATTCTATACTCTCATCATATTTATGAATTCTTATCTCCGGCCCTGGAGTTATTTCAAAAGAAAAATACCCACAGGGAATCAGAAATGGATCAGGTGCCAGAACAATCCGTTGACGTGATAATAATGGGAAATGGAAGGTTTGGAAATTCAATTTCTGAAATACTTGAACAGCACGAGAATATTAATTATTTGGCCATTGATTTTGATCCTCAGATCGTAAGGTCCTGGCGGTCAAAAGGCCGCAACATTATGTATGGAGACCTGGAAGACCCCGAAATGCTGGAACACATTCCATTTCAAAAAGCAAAATGTATAATTAATACGCTGCCGGATACGGAGGTCTCACTGCATTTGGTAAAGGAATTAAAAAGGCGGCAATACGGAGGAGAACTCTATATTATTGCCCGCCATGAAAAAGACAAGGAAATAGTAAGCGAATACGGACCCGGCCATATACTTTTGCCACATCAGATGGTGGCCTCAACATTTTACCATTCCTATTTAAAAGACCTGCTCAATATTAAAAACGCAGAATAAAAACATTTGCTTCGCGATCTTCATTGCGGGCCTTTAGCCAGTTTCTTCAGGCGGATGAACAATGTTTTTATGCCTTTGCCGCCTGTATATGGTTATTAAATTAAAAATAAGAATACACAGGGCTACCCAAAAAAGGCCCGCAAGAAATCCTGCCGCAACATCAGAAGGGAAATGAACGCCAAGATAAACGCGGCTCAGACCCACCAGGAAAATCAAAATCACCAAAGAGGCCGAAAGCAAGTACCTGGACCAGGAGTGGGTAAGGTTAGTAAACGCAATGTAAATAAGAAAGCC encodes the following:
- a CDS encoding cation:proton antiporter — its product is MNEWISDFDNPFYEFAAILVLAAVLGMIGRLLKQPLIVMFIVLGILVGPSALDIVKSEENIHLLAEIGIAILLFIVGLKLDLHIIKSIGKVALITGLGQVVFTSLFGYLIGISLGFSSLHSFYIAIALTFSSTIIIVKLLSDKKEIDSLHGQIAIGFLIVQDLVVILLMIVLTGMGQQEELTLLESATKTILSGAFMVALVFVSMKWILPRLTFRLAKSQELLILFAIAWAVGLNALSEWLGFSGEVGAFLAGVTLTSSEFREVISNRLVSIRDFLLLFFFINLGVNIDLGIIGSQVPAAIIFSVFVLAGNPLIVLIIMGLLGYRKRTSFLAGLTVAQISEFSLIFAGLGFSLGHLNQETLGLITLVGMITIGLSTYLILYSHHIYEFLSPALELFQKKNTHRESEMDQVPEQSVDVIIMGNGRFGNSISEILEQHENINYLAIDFDPQIVRSWRSKGRNIMYGDLEDPEMLEHIPFQKAKCIINTLPDTEVSLHLVKELKRRQYGGELYIIARHEKDKEIVSEYGPGHILLPHQMVASTFYHSYLKDLLNIKNAE